The proteins below come from a single uncultured Carboxylicivirga sp. genomic window:
- a CDS encoding DUF5522 domain-containing protein produces MYIDDSYKANPLKEGEDYYMDPKGYRVMTAKYLTERGYCCGSGCRHCPYFPPHQKGNTELKE; encoded by the coding sequence ATGTACATCGACGACTCATACAAAGCCAATCCGCTAAAGGAAGGCGAAGATTATTATATGGATCCCAAAGGCTATCGGGTTATGACAGCCAAGTACTTAACCGAACGAGGCTATTGCTGTGGTAGCGGCTGCAGACACTGCCCCTATTTTCCGCCTCATCAAAAAGGCAATACCGAATTAAAAGAATAA
- the panB gene encoding 3-methyl-2-oxobutanoate hydroxymethyltransferase, whose translation MSVAKERPRRVTTHVLSEMKMRGEKIAMLTAYDYSMAHIVDRAGIDVILVGDSASNVMAGWETTLPITLDQMIYHGASVVRAVERSLVVVDLPFGSYQGNSKEALTSSIRIMKETAADAVKIEGGSEIIESVQRILSAGIPVMGHLGLTPQSIHKFGTYAVRARQEEEANKLIEDAHLLQEAGCFAIVLEKIPADLAGRVAKELNIPIIGIGAGNQVDGQVLVVHDMLGINQEFSPRFLRRYHNLYAEMTGAVSNYIEDVKSVDFPNEREQY comes from the coding sequence ATGTCAGTAGCAAAAGAACGCCCAAGAAGAGTGACCACTCATGTTTTGAGTGAGATGAAAATGAGAGGCGAAAAAATAGCCATGCTAACCGCATACGATTATTCTATGGCTCATATTGTAGATAGAGCTGGTATTGATGTCATATTAGTAGGTGATTCTGCATCTAATGTAATGGCTGGATGGGAAACAACTTTGCCTATTACTTTAGATCAAATGATTTATCATGGTGCTTCGGTGGTAAGAGCGGTGGAACGTTCGCTGGTAGTAGTAGATCTTCCATTTGGTAGCTATCAGGGTAACTCAAAAGAAGCCCTTACATCATCTATCCGTATAATGAAAGAAACAGCGGCTGATGCTGTTAAAATTGAAGGTGGTAGTGAAATTATTGAATCAGTACAACGTATTCTTTCTGCAGGTATTCCGGTTATGGGGCATTTGGGATTAACTCCTCAATCAATCCATAAATTTGGAACTTACGCTGTTCGTGCCCGTCAGGAAGAAGAAGCCAATAAGTTAATTGAAGATGCACATTTGTTGCAGGAAGCGGGTTGTTTTGCCATTGTATTGGAAAAAATTCCAGCTGATTTAGCCGGACGTGTGGCTAAAGAGCTTAATATTCCTATTATTGGTATTGGGGCAGGTAATCAGGTTGACGGACAAGTGTTGGTAGTGCATGATATGTTAGGAATTAATCAGGAATTCTCGCCTCGTTTCTTACGTCGTTACCATAACTTATATGCCGAAATGACCGGAGCAGTTAGTAATTACATTGAGGATGTGAAAAGTGTTGACTTTCCGAACGAAAGAGAGCAATATTAA
- a CDS encoding RluA family pseudouridine synthase, whose product MSKLDILYEDNHIIAVNKSGSDIVQGDKTGDQTLSDKVKEYIKKKYKKPGDVFLGVVHRLDRPVSGVVLFARTSKALSRLNKMFQDKEIKKTYWAIVGELPEVDEGELRHYILKNSEKNKSYAFPKMRPGAKEAILNYRLVSGLKNYYLLEVDLQTGRHHQIRCQLAKIGCSIKGDLKYGFGRSNKDGGISLHARKISFIHPVKKEPVVIVADTPEYEPLWKEFKNVN is encoded by the coding sequence ATGAGTAAACTCGATATTCTTTACGAAGATAACCATATCATTGCGGTTAATAAATCCGGTTCTGATATTGTACAAGGTGATAAAACCGGAGACCAAACCCTGAGTGATAAGGTGAAGGAGTATATCAAGAAAAAATATAAGAAGCCAGGAGATGTGTTTCTTGGCGTAGTGCACCGACTGGATCGCCCCGTTAGTGGAGTGGTTTTGTTTGCCCGTACCAGTAAAGCGCTTAGCCGACTCAATAAAATGTTTCAGGATAAGGAGATTAAAAAAACATACTGGGCCATTGTGGGTGAATTACCCGAAGTAGACGAGGGTGAGTTGAGGCATTATATTCTGAAAAACTCAGAAAAAAATAAATCCTATGCTTTTCCTAAGATGAGACCTGGGGCTAAAGAGGCTATTCTTAATTACCGATTAGTATCTGGATTGAAAAACTACTATCTGTTGGAAGTAGATCTTCAAACCGGGCGTCATCACCAAATTCGTTGCCAGTTGGCAAAAATTGGTTGTTCTATCAAAGGTGATTTAAAGTATGGATTTGGTCGTTCCAATAAAGACGGAGGTATATCGCTGCATGCCCGTAAAATATCATTTATCCACCCGGTTAAGAAAGAACCAGTGGTGATAGTGGCCGATACACCTGAATACGAGCCTTTATGGAAAGAGTTTAAAAACGTAAACTAG
- a CDS encoding glucosaminidase domain-containing protein: MIRISLFLITVLTFNILSVEAQSAKKYSTTDYIELYKDLAIKERKRTGIPASITMAQGILESGSGNSTLARKSNNHFGIKCHGEWNGKKVYHDDDRRNECFRKYNTVYESYIDHSDFLTGKQRYASLFDLKPTDYKGWSKGLKKAGYATDPNYAHRLIKIIEDYKLYLLDEDAQWTRKDGKNQVSGNDNFVISPYNTHVPDYNNGVKYIRTEEGDSFEAIAKEFGLRDWELYKYNDIKKGADISKYRYLYIQAKKGKAYRKHEVHTVKEGETLHYISQKYGVKLKKLMRFNGLSENAKLKAGDKLNLRRKKK, from the coding sequence ATGATTCGAATTTCGCTTTTTTTAATAACGGTTTTAACATTTAATATTTTATCTGTTGAAGCTCAGTCAGCTAAAAAATATTCAACTACCGATTATATTGAGCTTTATAAAGATTTAGCTATTAAAGAAAGAAAGCGAACTGGCATTCCGGCTAGTATTACTATGGCTCAGGGTATTTTAGAATCGGGTAGTGGTAATAGTACGCTGGCTCGTAAATCAAATAACCACTTTGGTATAAAATGTCATGGCGAGTGGAATGGAAAAAAAGTGTATCACGATGATGATCGCCGTAACGAGTGCTTTAGAAAATACAATACGGTATATGAATCGTACATCGATCACTCCGATTTTTTAACGGGTAAGCAGCGTTATGCTTCGTTGTTCGATTTAAAACCTACCGATTACAAAGGTTGGTCTAAAGGATTAAAAAAGGCGGGTTATGCCACCGATCCTAATTATGCTCATCGTTTAATTAAAATTATTGAAGATTATAAATTGTATTTGCTCGATGAGGATGCTCAATGGACGCGTAAGGATGGTAAAAATCAAGTGAGTGGAAACGATAATTTTGTCATTAGTCCGTATAATACTCACGTGCCCGATTATAATAATGGGGTAAAATACATCCGTACCGAAGAAGGCGATTCGTTTGAAGCAATTGCGAAAGAGTTTGGTTTGCGCGATTGGGAATTGTATAAGTATAACGATATTAAAAAGGGTGCCGATATTAGTAAGTATCGCTATTTATATATTCAAGCTAAAAAAGGAAAAGCCTATCGTAAGCACGAGGTTCATACGGTAAAAGAAGGTGAAACCCTGCATTATATTTCGCAAAAATATGGGGTTAAGTTAAAAAAACTGATGAGGTTTAATGGCTTAAGCGAAAATGCAAAGCTTAAAGCAGGCGATAAACTTAACTTGCGACGAAAAAAGAAATAG
- a CDS encoding cytidine deaminase: MKNFNINTNITVFETPSELATADQELVEAAKEACLNAYAPYSRFSVGAAIRLANGVIVKGNNQENAAYPSGLCAERVAMFYANSKYPDVAVTGIAVIAMNDDGVIKNPIAPCGSCRQVLLETELRMKQEFYILLIGATEVYKIDSSAALLPLSFTGEGLKSKKP, encoded by the coding sequence ATGAAAAATTTTAATATCAATACCAATATCACTGTTTTTGAAACACCATCGGAATTAGCAACAGCCGATCAGGAATTAGTAGAAGCAGCCAAAGAAGCTTGTTTAAATGCTTATGCACCCTACTCACGCTTTAGCGTAGGCGCGGCCATCCGATTGGCCAATGGAGTAATTGTAAAAGGAAACAATCAAGAGAATGCTGCCTATCCGTCGGGATTGTGCGCCGAACGCGTAGCAATGTTTTACGCCAACTCTAAATACCCCGATGTAGCAGTGACAGGTATTGCCGTAATAGCCATGAATGATGATGGAGTAATCAAAAACCCAATTGCTCCATGCGGCTCATGTCGACAGGTATTGCTGGAAACAGAATTACGCATGAAGCAAGAATTTTATATTTTACTAATAGGAGCAACCGAAGTGTACAAAATCGACAGCTCAGCTGCATTATTACCTTTGTCGTTTACCGGCGAAGGATTAAAAAGTAAAAAGCCCTAA
- the fmt gene encoding methionyl-tRNA formyltransferase, with amino-acid sequence MENKNVRIVFMGTPDFAVESLKALVENKYNVVGVITAPDRPAGRGQKLKQSPVKEYAVEVGLPVLQPEKLKNEEFLNELRALKADLQVIVAFRMLPEVVWNMPRLGSLNLHGSLLPQYRGAAPINWAVINGDKKTGVTTFFLQHEIDTGNIIMQEEMPITEDDTAGTVHDKMMVLGAQVVLKTMEAIHNNEVKAIPQNEFSDDTVLRPAPKIFKDDCKIDWNQASEAINNKIRGLSPYPTAWTELEMENGKIISTKIFSAQISKHEQLAPGAFESDNKTYIAIGTADKTIRITDIQLAGKKRMLTEDLLRGFDTTQIKGSL; translated from the coding sequence ATGGAAAACAAAAACGTACGCATTGTATTTATGGGCACCCCCGATTTTGCGGTGGAAAGCCTAAAAGCATTGGTTGAAAACAAATATAACGTAGTGGGTGTGATTACAGCACCCGATCGTCCGGCCGGAAGAGGCCAAAAACTAAAACAATCGCCCGTAAAAGAATATGCTGTTGAAGTAGGATTACCTGTGCTTCAACCCGAAAAGCTTAAAAACGAAGAGTTTTTAAACGAATTACGCGCACTTAAAGCCGACCTACAAGTAATTGTAGCCTTTAGAATGTTGCCTGAGGTGGTATGGAACATGCCTCGCCTGGGATCGTTAAACCTTCATGGCTCACTACTGCCTCAGTACAGAGGTGCCGCTCCTATTAACTGGGCTGTTATCAATGGCGATAAAAAAACAGGTGTTACCACCTTCTTTTTACAACACGAAATTGATACCGGCAACATTATTATGCAAGAAGAGATGCCCATAACCGAGGACGATACGGCCGGTACTGTGCACGATAAAATGATGGTACTGGGCGCACAGGTAGTACTAAAAACCATGGAAGCCATTCATAATAACGAAGTAAAAGCCATTCCTCAGAATGAGTTTTCGGACGATACAGTACTTCGCCCCGCTCCAAAAATTTTTAAAGACGATTGTAAAATCGACTGGAATCAAGCATCGGAGGCAATCAACAATAAAATTCGTGGATTATCGCCTTATCCAACCGCCTGGACAGAGCTGGAAATGGAGAATGGAAAAATCATCAGCACCAAAATTTTTAGTGCACAAATAAGTAAGCACGAACAACTGGCTCCGGGTGCTTTCGAAAGCGATAACAAAACTTACATAGCCATTGGCACTGCCGATAAAACCATTCGAATAACCGATATTCAGCTGGCCGGCAAAAAAAGAATGCTTACCGAAGATTTATTACGAGGGTTTGACACCACTCAGATAAAAGGTAGTTTATAA